From Bacillus basilensis, a single genomic window includes:
- a CDS encoding S-layer homology domain-containing protein → MAKTNSYKKVIAGTMTAAMVAGVVSPVAAAGKSFPDVPANHWGLDSINYLVDKGAIEGKPDGTYAPAEEIDRASAAKIMAITLGLKVEEGAQPSFKDAKNHWASKYIAAVEKAGVVRGDGKENFSPDKKIDRASFASMIVGAYNLKDKVNGELVTKFEDLLDHWGEEKANILIHLGLSEGTGGNKWEPNKSVSRAEAAKFIAVADKKYGKKDNAQAYVTDVKVSEPTKLTLTGTGLEKLSADDVTLEGDKAVAIEASADGTSAVVTLGGKVAPNKNLTVKVKNQSFVAKFVYEVKKLAVEKLTFDDDRAGQAVAFKLNDEKGNADVEYLNLADHDVKFVANNLDGSAANIFEGGEATSTTGKLAVGIEHGDYKVEVQVTKRGGLTVSNTGIITVKNLDTPASAIKNTVFAVDADKNGVVYGNKLTGKDFKLNSQTLVVGEKAQIHNVVATIAGEDKVVDADAISIKSSNHGIISVVNNYITAEAAGEATLTIKVGDVTKEVKFKVTTDSRKLVSVKANPDKLQVVQNKTLPVTFVTTDQYGDPFGANTAAIKEVLPKTGVVAEGGLDVVTTDSGSIGTKTVGVTGNDVGEGTVHFQNANGETLGSLYVNVTEGNVAFKNFELVSKVGQYGASPDTKLDLNVSNTVAYQLSKYTSERVYSDPENLEGYAVESKNPAVAEAKIDGNKVVVKGLKPGKVDIHLTKNGATAGKATIEIVQETIAIKSVNFKPVQTENFVEKKINIGTVLELEKSNLDDIVKGINLTKETQHKVRVVKSGDEQGKLYLDRNGDAVFNAGDVKLGYVTVSQTSDSALPNFKADLYDTLTTKYTDKGTLVFKVLGEKDVLTSEIGSQAVHVNVLNNPNL, encoded by the coding sequence ATGGCAAAGACTAACTCTTACAAAAAAGTAATCGCAGGTACAATGACAGCAGCAATGGTAGCAGGTGTTGTTTCTCCAGTAGCAGCAGCAGGTAAATCGTTCCCAGACGTTCCAGCTAATCATTGGGGATTAGATTCTATCAATTACTTAGTAGATAAAGGTGCAATCGAAGGTAAGCCAGATGGTACATACGCTCCAGCTGAAGAGATTGATCGTGCTTCTGCTGCGAAAATTATGGCAATTACATTAGGTTTAAAAGTTGAAGAGGGTGCACAACCATCTTTCAAAGATGCTAAAAATCATTGGGCTTCTAAATACATTGCAGCTGTTGAAAAAGCTGGTGTTGTTAGAGGTGATGGTAAAGAAAACTTCTCTCCAGATAAAAAGATTGACCGTGCTTCTTTCGCTTCTATGATAGTAGGTGCTTATAATTTAAAAGATAAAGTTAACGGCGAGTTAGTTACAAAATTTGAAGATTTATTAGATCATTGGGGTGAAGAAAAAGCTAACATTCTAATCCACCTTGGACTTTCTGAAGGAACAGGAGGAAACAAATGGGAGCCAAATAAATCTGTATCTCGTGCAGAAGCAGCTAAATTTATCGCAGTAGCAGATAAAAAGTATGGCAAAAAAGATAATGCACAAGCATATGTAACTGATGTGAAAGTTTCTGAACCAACGAAATTAACATTAACTGGTACTGGTTTAGAAAAACTTTCTGCTGATGATGTAACTCTTGAAGGAGACAAAGCTGTTGCAATCGAAGCAAGTGCTGATGGTACTTCTGCAGTTGTAACACTTGGTGGTAAAGTAGCTCCAAATAAAAATCTTACTGTAAAAGTGAAAAATCAATCATTCGTAGCGAAATTCGTATACGAAGTGAAAAAATTAGCAGTAGAAAAACTTACATTTGATGATGATCGTGCTGGTCAAGCAGTTGCTTTCAAATTAAACGATGAAAAAGGTAACGCTGATGTTGAGTACTTAAACTTAGCAGACCATGACGTCAAATTTGTAGCAAATAACTTAGACGGTTCAGCAGCAAACATCTTTGAAGGTGGAGAAGCTACTTCTACTACAGGTAAACTAGCTGTTGGTATTGAGCACGGTGACTACAAAGTAGAAGTACAAGTTACAAAACGCGGTGGTTTAACAGTTTCTAACACTGGTATTATTACAGTGAAAAACCTTGATACACCAGCTTCTGCAATTAAAAATACTGTATTTGCGGTAGATGCAGATAAAAACGGTGTAGTATACGGTAATAAATTGACTGGAAAAGACTTCAAACTAAACAGCCAAACGTTAGTTGTTGGTGAAAAAGCACAAATCCATAACGTAGTTGCTACAATTGCTGGAGAAGATAAAGTAGTTGATGCAGACGCAATTAGCATCAAATCTTCAAACCACGGTATTATCTCTGTAGTAAACAACTACATTACAGCTGAAGCTGCTGGTGAAGCTACACTTACTATTAAAGTAGGCGACGTTACAAAAGAAGTTAAATTCAAAGTAACGACTGATTCTCGTAAATTAGTATCAGTAAAAGCTAACCCAGATAAATTACAAGTTGTGCAAAACAAAACATTACCTGTTACATTCGTAACAACTGACCAATATGGCGATCCATTTGGTGCTAACACAGCTGCAATTAAAGAAGTTCTTCCGAAAACAGGTGTAGTTGCAGAAGGTGGATTAGATGTAGTAACAACTGACTCTGGTTCAATCGGTACAAAAACAGTTGGTGTTACGGGTAATGACGTGGGCGAAGGAACAGTTCACTTCCAAAATGCTAACGGTGAAACTCTAGGTTCATTATATGTGAACGTAACAGAAGGTAACGTAGCATTCAAAAACTTTGAACTTGTATCTAAAGTAGGTCAATACGGTGCATCACCTGATACAAAACTTGACCTAAATGTTTCTAACACAGTTGCATATCAATTATCTAAGTACACTTCAGAGCGCGTATACTCTGATCCTGAAAACTTAGAAGGTTACGCAGTTGAGTCTAAAAACCCGGCTGTAGCTGAAGCTAAAATTGATGGAAATAAAGTTGTTGTTAAAGGTTTAAAACCAGGTAAAGTTGATATCCACTTAACGAAAAATGGTGCAACTGCTGGTAAAGCAACTATCGAAATCGTTCAAGAGACAATTGCTATTAAATCTGTAAACTTCAAACCTGTTCAAACAGAAAACTTTGTTGAGAAGAAAATTAATATCGGTACTGTATTAGAGCTTGAGAAGAGTAACCTTGATGATATCGTAAAAGGTATTAACTTAACGAAAGAAACACAACATAAAGTACGTGTTGTAAAATCTGGTGACGAGCAAGGTAAACTTTACTTAGATAGAAACGGCGATGCTGTATTTAACGCTGGCGATGTAAAACTTGGCTATGTAACAGTATCTCAAACAAGTGATTCTGCACTTCCAAACTTCAAGGCAGACCTTTACGATACTTTAACTACTAAGTACACTGACAAAGGTACATTAGTATTCAAAGTATTAGGCGAGAAAGATGTTCTAACAAGCGAAATCGGTTCACAAGCTGTACACGTGAACGTGCTTAACAACCCAAATCTATAA
- a CDS encoding polysaccharide biosynthesis protein codes for MNNKFVKGAAILTITTFLSKVLGSFFQIPLQNIAGDEVLGIFRLVFPVYMIALTLSVAGVPLAISQLIAELHEKNDKDGIAKLFTSASIIGVIFGVLGFSVIMIGSSMFANMLGGQDTRLPLIVTSFALLIAPYMAVYRGYFQGFGDMIPTGVSQVIEQFIRVFFMLAIAFLFVYWNKESDIVTGGAMIGSCLGVITSLIYLRLKYVKSIYRYKSNTYSLQDFKDNAKKILRVSIPIAIGALSMPVLNLVDSVTIPHMLHGSTTMIQEQFGIYSRGFAFTQLIVVFASAMVFPLIPLLTAALTKKDIALAKQTIERTNELAHVLTTPITIWLMALAIPLNVGLFTDAKGSGMLAILIGSSYFTSLMVLSIGILQGINRSKQAAWIVVGASFVKVILNIVLVSQFGITGAAYSTLIIYIMICIVNYIYIRKELAYSIRVRRFFAVIGVSSIVGVGLYFTSTFINVVDSRFIAIIYSGLAFCVALFIYGICALKLNWISKKQIPFLRK; via the coding sequence ATGAATAATAAGTTTGTGAAAGGCGCTGCGATTTTAACGATTACAACGTTTTTATCGAAAGTGTTGGGAAGTTTTTTTCAAATCCCATTACAAAATATAGCAGGAGATGAAGTGCTTGGGATCTTCCGCCTTGTTTTTCCTGTATATATGATAGCTTTAACTTTATCAGTAGCGGGAGTACCGCTAGCTATATCACAGTTAATCGCTGAACTTCATGAGAAGAATGATAAAGATGGGATTGCTAAACTATTTACGTCAGCATCTATTATTGGAGTAATATTTGGGGTGCTTGGATTTTCGGTTATTATGATTGGATCAAGTATGTTTGCAAATATGCTTGGTGGACAAGATACGAGACTCCCATTAATTGTTACTTCGTTTGCTTTATTAATCGCACCATATATGGCGGTATATCGAGGGTATTTCCAAGGTTTTGGAGATATGATTCCTACCGGGGTGTCACAAGTAATTGAGCAGTTCATTCGTGTTTTCTTTATGTTAGCAATTGCATTCTTATTTGTATATTGGAATAAAGAGAGTGATATTGTAACAGGTGGCGCAATGATTGGTTCTTGCCTTGGGGTAATTACGTCACTTATCTATTTGAGATTGAAGTATGTAAAAAGTATATATCGTTATAAAAGTAATACATATTCACTGCAAGATTTTAAAGATAATGCAAAAAAAATACTTCGGGTTTCGATTCCAATTGCAATTGGGGCATTATCGATGCCGGTGTTAAATTTAGTTGATTCTGTAACGATTCCACATATGCTACATGGATCCACTACAATGATTCAAGAACAATTTGGTATATATAGTCGTGGCTTTGCGTTTACACAATTAATTGTCGTGTTTGCAAGTGCGATGGTATTTCCGTTAATCCCATTGTTAACTGCTGCATTAACAAAGAAAGATATAGCGTTAGCAAAACAAACAATTGAACGAACAAATGAGCTTGCTCATGTTTTAACAACACCGATAACAATCTGGCTCATGGCACTTGCAATCCCGTTAAATGTTGGATTGTTTACAGATGCTAAAGGGAGCGGAATGTTAGCTATTTTAATTGGTAGTTCGTATTTCACATCACTTATGGTATTATCAATAGGAATTTTGCAAGGAATTAACCGTTCTAAGCAAGCGGCGTGGATAGTTGTTGGAGCGAGTTTTGTAAAAGTCATATTAAATATAGTACTCGTAAGTCAATTTGGCATAACTGGTGCGGCTTATAGTACACTTATCATATATATCATGATTTGTATCGTAAATTATATATACATTCGAAAAGAATTGGCTTATTCGATTCGAGTGAGGAGATTTTTTGCTGTAATTGGAGTATCTAGTATAGTAGGTGTAGGATTGTATTTCACATCTACTTTCATAAATGTGGTAGATTCTAGATTTATTGCAATAATATATAGTGGTTTAGCATTTTGTGTGGCCTTGTTCATATATGGCATATGCGCATTAAAGTTGAATTGGATATCAAAAAAGCAAATTCCATTTTTACGTAAGTAA
- a CDS encoding S-layer homology domain-containing protein, with protein sequence MAKTNSYKKVIAGTMTAAMVAGVVSPVAAAGKSFPDVQPGSWSAEYIDYLVAKKAIEGKPDGTFAPTEAIDRASAAKIMAITLGLEVKDGAKPTFKDAQDSWAAKYIAAVEKAGVIQGDETGKFNPNNQINRASMATMIVKAYKLESKVSGELETKFSDLEKHWGKKAANILVALDITNGTGNGWEPDKAVTRAEAAKFIAKTDMQFGQKEEAKVESIKAINAKEIEVKLGATVTEETVKNAKFTLSQGVDNVTVVDAKIGEDKKSVILTLEDGKRLEKNNAYVVTVEKLNTAEGKEIPKALEVIFFNDEVAPTVSTVSTPDGKVKVVFSEKLDAAKTVTVIVNGQKVEGKVENNTFTSNQALNLQNGKEFSIIVTGATDLADNTMEMYEGKTTYKVEKDTTAPEVKDVKVKEITAEGKATLEVTFSEELATNGQGTVVVKKGKEELKSTIAVDAQDKTKAVIEVTGALKEKETATDLTVEFVGYKDAANNVGSKVSKAVKVSKDVVAPNFVKVEADQNKAATFTFDKEVTAQNGKLRVINLDTSKDVTADVTVAPAKDNKKGITLTFPAKGNYKVAATKGLVKDAAGNESVAFTKEVKVVEKEAEKETDKVAPVVKAVAYDKETNKVTVNFDKEVKGGQVAESAANVNNYTLAGAKLPEGTLIVLDGTKAIIELPSTFTFEKSETVKFTVANVANKDGVKMGTANLLLEVKDTKAPEFKSAKITKVDAKEITLTFSEAVNVDTTDFTVDLNGVELTVAKADATAEAAKDVVLKVTAPTDVNLATGTVTVKAKELENNAKYEFKTTDKAENALVAFKPVTATR encoded by the coding sequence ATGGCAAAGACTAACTCTTACAAAAAAGTAATCGCTGGTACAATGACAGCAGCAATGGTAGCAGGTGTTGTTTCTCCAGTAGCAGCAGCAGGAAAATCATTCCCAGACGTTCAACCTGGTTCTTGGAGTGCAGAGTACATTGATTATTTAGTAGCAAAAAAAGCAATCGAAGGTAAACCAGACGGAACATTCGCTCCAACTGAAGCAATTGACCGTGCTTCTGCTGCGAAAATCATGGCAATTACATTAGGTTTAGAAGTTAAAGATGGTGCAAAACCAACTTTCAAAGATGCTCAAGATTCATGGGCTGCTAAATATATCGCAGCTGTTGAAAAAGCTGGTGTAATTCAAGGGGACGAAACTGGTAAGTTTAACCCAAACAACCAAATTAATCGTGCTTCTATGGCAACAATGATCGTAAAAGCATACAAATTAGAAAGCAAAGTAAGCGGAGAATTAGAAACTAAATTCTCTGATTTAGAAAAGCACTGGGGTAAAAAAGCTGCTAACATCTTAGTTGCTTTAGATATCACTAATGGTACTGGTAATGGTTGGGAGCCAGATAAAGCTGTAACTCGTGCAGAAGCTGCTAAATTCATTGCTAAGACTGACATGCAATTCGGACAAAAAGAAGAAGCTAAAGTTGAGTCTATTAAAGCAATCAACGCTAAAGAGATCGAAGTTAAACTTGGTGCTACAGTAACAGAAGAAACTGTGAAGAACGCGAAATTTACTCTTTCTCAAGGAGTTGATAACGTAACAGTAGTTGATGCAAAAATCGGTGAAGACAAAAAATCTGTAATCTTAACTTTAGAAGATGGTAAAAGACTTGAGAAAAACAATGCTTATGTTGTAACTGTTGAAAAATTAAACACTGCTGAAGGTAAAGAAATTCCAAAAGCATTAGAAGTTATCTTCTTTAACGATGAAGTAGCTCCAACTGTATCTACAGTATCTACTCCAGACGGAAAAGTTAAAGTTGTATTTAGTGAAAAATTAGATGCAGCAAAAACTGTAACTGTAATTGTTAACGGCCAAAAAGTAGAAGGTAAAGTTGAAAATAATACTTTCACTTCTAACCAAGCTTTAAACCTTCAAAATGGTAAAGAATTCTCAATCATCGTAACTGGTGCTACAGATTTAGCTGATAATACTATGGAAATGTACGAAGGCAAAACTACTTATAAAGTAGAAAAAGACACTACAGCTCCAGAAGTTAAAGATGTAAAAGTTAAAGAAATTACTGCTGAAGGCAAAGCAACATTAGAGGTTACTTTCTCAGAAGAACTTGCTACAAATGGTCAAGGAACAGTTGTAGTTAAAAAAGGTAAAGAAGAATTAAAATCTACAATTGCTGTTGACGCTCAAGATAAAACAAAGGCAGTTATTGAAGTAACAGGCGCTCTTAAAGAAAAAGAAACTGCTACAGATCTTACAGTTGAATTTGTTGGCTACAAAGATGCAGCTAACAACGTAGGTTCTAAAGTATCTAAAGCAGTAAAAGTTTCAAAAGACGTTGTAGCTCCTAACTTCGTAAAAGTTGAAGCTGATCAAAATAAAGCAGCGACATTCACTTTTGACAAAGAAGTAACTGCACAAAACGGAAAACTTCGTGTGATTAACTTAGATACAAGTAAAGATGTAACTGCTGATGTAACTGTTGCACCAGCTAAAGATAACAAAAAAGGTATTACATTAACATTCCCAGCAAAAGGTAACTACAAAGTAGCTGCTACAAAAGGTCTTGTAAAAGATGCAGCTGGTAATGAGTCTGTAGCATTTACTAAAGAAGTAAAAGTTGTAGAAAAAGAAGCTGAAAAAGAAACAGATAAAGTAGCTCCAGTAGTAAAAGCTGTAGCTTATGATAAAGAGACAAATAAAGTTACAGTAAACTTTGATAAAGAAGTAAAAGGTGGTCAGGTTGCTGAATCAGCTGCTAATGTAAATAATTACACGTTAGCTGGTGCTAAATTACCAGAAGGTACTTTAATTGTATTAGACGGTACAAAAGCAATTATTGAATTACCATCTACATTTACTTTCGAAAAATCAGAAACAGTTAAATTTACAGTAGCTAATGTTGCAAACAAAGATGGAGTAAAAATGGGTACAGCGAACCTATTACTAGAAGTTAAAGATACAAAAGCTCCTGAATTTAAATCAGCTAAAATTACAAAAGTTGATGCTAAAGAAATTACTTTAACATTCTCTGAAGCTGTAAACGTTGATACAACTGACTTCACAGTTGATTTAAACGGTGTAGAATTAACTGTAGCAAAAGCTGACGCAACAGCAGAAGCTGCTAAAGACGTAGTTCTTAAAGTAACAGCTCCAACAGATGTTAACTTAGCAACTGGTACAGTTACAGTAAAAGCTAAAGAACTAGAAAATAATGCTAAATATGAGTTCAAAACTACTGACAAAGCAGAAAACGCACTTGTTGCTTTCAAACCAGTAACAGCAACTCGCTAA
- the csaB gene encoding polysaccharide pyruvyl transferase CsaB produces MRLVLSGYYGFYNVGDEAILQSIIKALHEEDPTLELVVLSNDPDYTKKMYGVEAVNRWDIRAIYKEIKRSNGLISGGGSLLQDKTSIKSILYYTGIMRIARFLKKPYYIYAQGIGPITKRQNRLLVKWQVSKAQYISVRDEDSFLYLKEIGIKKDIELVPDPVLACQPEGMKSEWLQKHSIQGKVIAVSVRYWDAKEDYMKKLADTLKKFKRDGYHILFVPMHGPFDQNASRDIINLMGEEAHMLPYKLDIHEKIAILSQCSLLIGMRLHALILSAVANIPMVGISYDPKIDSFLQQVNQPIIGNVDGDWTAETLYNVAAKQLEQKEYVQATLEQRVEELREQISTASRYIISDLNSKEFKKRGMES; encoded by the coding sequence GTGCGGTTAGTTTTATCAGGATATTATGGTTTTTATAATGTTGGGGACGAGGCAATTTTGCAATCAATTATTAAAGCGCTACATGAAGAGGATCCTACTCTGGAGCTTGTTGTACTTTCGAATGACCCCGACTATACAAAAAAAATGTACGGTGTAGAGGCAGTAAATCGCTGGGATATAAGAGCGATTTATAAGGAAATCAAGAGAAGTAATGGCTTAATTAGCGGAGGGGGAAGTCTCCTTCAAGATAAAACGAGTATTAAAAGTATTTTATACTATACAGGTATTATGCGGATTGCTCGTTTTTTGAAGAAGCCGTATTATATTTATGCGCAAGGAATCGGCCCAATTACGAAAAGACAAAATCGTTTATTAGTGAAATGGCAAGTATCAAAAGCGCAATATATATCAGTTCGTGATGAAGATTCATTTTTGTATTTAAAAGAAATTGGTATTAAGAAAGATATCGAACTAGTTCCAGATCCAGTATTGGCATGTCAACCAGAAGGAATGAAGTCGGAGTGGCTGCAAAAACATTCGATTCAAGGGAAAGTAATTGCAGTTAGTGTGAGGTATTGGGACGCGAAAGAAGATTATATGAAGAAGCTAGCAGATACGCTGAAAAAATTTAAGCGTGATGGATACCATATTTTATTCGTACCAATGCATGGACCGTTTGATCAAAATGCATCACGCGATATTATTAACTTAATGGGAGAAGAAGCTCATATGCTTCCGTATAAGCTGGATATTCATGAGAAAATTGCAATTTTGTCGCAATGTTCGCTTCTAATAGGTATGAGACTTCATGCGCTCATACTATCTGCGGTTGCTAATATCCCTATGGTTGGTATTTCATATGATCCAAAGATTGATTCATTTTTACAACAAGTCAATCAGCCAATCATCGGAAACGTAGATGGTGACTGGACAGCTGAAACTTTGTATAATGTGGCAGCGAAGCAACTAGAACAAAAAGAATATGTGCAAGCAACGTTGGAACAAAGAGTAGAAGAATTGCGAGAGCAAATTTCAACAGCGTCTCGATACATCATAAGTGACTTGAATTCAAAAGAGTTTAAAAAAAGAGGAATGGAATCTTAA
- the secA2 gene encoding accessory Sec system translocase SecA2 encodes MLNSVKKLLGDSQKRKLKKYEQLVQDINNLEEKLSDLSDEELRNKTIIFKNMLHNGKTVDDIKVEAFAVVREAAKRVLGLRHYDVQLIGGLVLLEGNIAEMPTGEGKTLVSSLPTYVRALEGKGVHVITVNDYLAKRDKELIGQVHEFLGLKVGLNIPQIDPAEKKLAYEADITYGIGTEFGFDYLRDNMATSKNEQVQRPYHFAIIDEIDSVLIDEAKTPLIIAGKKSSSSDLHYLCAKVIKSFQDTLHYMYDAESKSASFTEDGITKIEDLFDIENLYDLEHQTLYHYMIQALRAHVAFQCDVDYIVHDEKILLVDIFTGRVMDGRSLSDGLHQALEAKEGLEITEENQTQASITIQNFFRMYPALSGMTGTAKTEEKEFNRVYNMEVMPIPTNRPIIREDKNDVVYVTADAKYKAVREDVLKHNKQGRPILIGTMSILQSETVARYLDEANITYQLLNAKSAEQEADLIATAGRKGQITIATNMAGRGTDILLGEGVHEIGGLHVIGTERHESRRVDNQLKGRAGRQGDPGSSQFFLSLEDEMLKRFAHEEVEKFNKSLKADETGLILTSKVHDFVNRTQLICEGSHFSMREYNLKLDDVINDQRNVIYKLRNNLLQEDTNMIEIIIPMIDHAVEAISKQYLLEGMLPEEWDFASLTANINEILPVENMPSLSANNVHSPEDLQSVLKETLSLYKERVNELTSHTDLQESLRYVALHFLDQNWVNHLDAMTHLKEGIGLRQYQQEDPTRLYQKEGLDIFLYTYGNFEKEMCRYVARHLGVPENV; translated from the coding sequence ATGCTGAATTCGGTAAAAAAACTGTTAGGAGATTCTCAAAAGAGAAAACTAAAAAAATATGAACAACTTGTTCAAGACATTAATAATCTAGAAGAAAAACTATCTGATTTATCTGATGAAGAATTACGTAATAAAACGATCATATTTAAAAACATGCTACATAATGGAAAAACAGTGGATGATATAAAAGTAGAGGCGTTCGCTGTTGTACGTGAAGCAGCAAAGCGTGTACTTGGATTACGTCACTACGATGTGCAGTTAATTGGTGGCCTTGTACTATTGGAAGGTAATATTGCAGAGATGCCAACTGGCGAAGGGAAAACATTAGTTTCTTCTCTTCCAACATACGTACGTGCTCTTGAAGGAAAAGGCGTTCACGTTATTACTGTAAACGACTATTTAGCAAAACGAGATAAAGAATTGATTGGCCAAGTTCATGAATTTCTAGGTTTAAAGGTTGGATTGAATATTCCTCAAATCGATCCTGCCGAAAAGAAACTTGCTTACGAAGCTGATATTACATATGGTATTGGAACAGAATTTGGCTTTGACTATCTACGTGATAACATGGCTACTTCAAAAAATGAGCAGGTACAACGTCCCTATCATTTTGCTATTATCGATGAGATTGACAGCGTTTTAATTGATGAAGCGAAGACGCCTCTTATTATCGCTGGGAAGAAATCAAGCAGCTCTGATTTACACTATTTATGTGCCAAAGTTATTAAATCATTCCAGGATACCCTTCATTACATGTACGATGCAGAATCGAAATCTGCTAGTTTTACAGAAGACGGTATTACAAAAATAGAAGATTTATTCGATATCGAGAACCTATATGATTTAGAGCATCAAACTTTATATCATTATATGATTCAAGCATTACGAGCTCATGTCGCTTTCCAATGTGATGTTGACTATATTGTACATGATGAAAAAATTCTACTTGTAGATATTTTCACGGGCCGTGTTATGGATGGTCGCTCTTTAAGTGACGGTTTACACCAAGCTCTTGAGGCAAAAGAAGGTCTAGAAATCACCGAAGAAAACCAAACACAGGCGTCCATTACAATTCAAAACTTCTTCCGTATGTATCCAGCATTATCTGGTATGACAGGTACAGCAAAAACGGAAGAGAAAGAATTTAACCGTGTATATAACATGGAAGTTATGCCGATTCCGACAAACCGTCCAATCATTCGTGAAGACAAAAATGACGTCGTGTACGTAACAGCCGATGCTAAATATAAAGCTGTACGTGAAGATGTTCTAAAACACAATAAACAAGGACGCCCGATTTTAATTGGAACGATGTCTATTTTACAATCAGAAACCGTTGCTCGTTACTTAGATGAAGCAAATATTACATATCAATTATTAAATGCAAAAAGCGCAGAGCAAGAGGCCGATTTAATCGCAACTGCTGGACGAAAAGGACAAATTACAATTGCAACGAATATGGCCGGACGAGGTACTGATATTTTACTAGGTGAGGGTGTTCATGAAATTGGCGGATTACATGTAATTGGGACAGAGCGCCATGAATCAAGACGCGTTGACAATCAGCTAAAAGGTCGTGCTGGTCGCCAAGGAGATCCAGGTAGCTCTCAATTCTTCCTTTCTTTAGAAGATGAAATGCTAAAACGTTTCGCACATGAAGAAGTGGAGAAATTCAATAAATCACTAAAGGCAGATGAAACTGGACTTATTCTAACTTCAAAAGTGCATGACTTCGTGAACCGTACACAATTAATTTGTGAAGGTAGCCACTTCTCAATGCGTGAGTACAATTTAAAGTTAGATGATGTAATTAATGATCAACGTAACGTTATTTATAAATTACGTAATAACTTGTTACAAGAAGATACAAATATGATTGAAATTATTATTCCAATGATTGATCATGCTGTAGAAGCCATTTCTAAGCAATATCTTTTAGAAGGTATGCTTCCGGAAGAATGGGATTTTGCTAGTTTAACAGCAAATATAAACGAAATTTTACCGGTAGAAAATATGCCATCACTATCAGCGAATAATGTACACTCACCGGAAGATTTACAATCCGTTTTGAAAGAAACATTATCTCTTTATAAAGAGCGCGTAAATGAACTAACTAGCCATACTGATTTACAAGAGTCGCTTCGATATGTTGCCCTTCATTTCCTAGATCAGAACTGGGTAAATCACTTAGATGCAATGACCCACTTAAAAGAAGGTATCGGGCTAAGACAATATCAACAAGAAGACCCTACTCGTCTTTATCAAAAAGAAGGTTTAGATATCTTTTTATACACATATGGTAATTTCGAAAAAGAAATGTGCCGCTATGTTGCAAGACATTTAGGTGTTCCTGAAAACGTATAA